In Sphingobium sp. Z007, one DNA window encodes the following:
- a CDS encoding [protein-PII] uridylyltransferase, translated as MVMQFPALGSRRAIIDRRAISDTINALAIEHRGDSARLRAEIVKELKAALEQGRAEVAKRLEAKPTRGRESVTAFAFLIDQILRLLYDATTHHLYPSGNRSTGERIALIAVGGYGRGEMAPHSDVDIGFITPWKPTGWTEQVIESMLYSLWDLGLKVGHSSRSIDETMRMAKADLTVRTALLEARYVWGDRALYEETSVRFDAEVMQGNARAFVTEKLVERDERHKRMGDSRYVVEPNVKEGKGGLRDLHTLFWIGKYVNRVRSVAELVDVGLLTQVELRQFQKAEDFLWAVRCHLHTITGRAEDRLTFDLQLETATRMRFTGRAGQSGVERFMRYYFLNAKIVGDLTAVFLAHLDDQMAEKGRRYIPSIFRRPKKLDGFVLERGRLSLPSDDFFQADPVRLLEIFAVADKHGLQIHPSAIRAASRDAGLINAKVRKDPRANAAFMEVLTSPRDPETVLRWMNESSVFGRFVPDFRRVVAQMQFDMYHHYTVDEHTIRAVGLLSRIEKGELPEDHPLASDLMGKLLSRRALYVAVLLHDIAKGRGGDHSLLGAEVAEHLCPRLGLTPAETETVAWLVRYHLLMSATAFKRDLSDYKTILDFVDVVQSPERLRLLLCLTVVDIRAVGPGVWNSWKRQLLGDLYDSAEELLRLGHKQKGRSERVVVKQETLQRALGIDDAAFAAFSKRLPESYWIAEPDDILFHNAQHILAAGESPLSIAAQYYPQRGATLVTVYAADHPGLFYRIAGAIHLAGGNIIDARIHTTRDGVAIDNFLVQDPLGGAFHSPDQLQRIRNAIEDSLSNRHRMITKLSARPLPRTRAEAFRIEPNVLIDNKASNRFTVVEVNARDRPALLFSLANALFQSKVTVHSAHVATYGERAVDTFYVTDLFGGKIESKARLQTLERRLLEAAGGEVGEALERA; from the coding sequence ATGGTCATGCAGTTCCCCGCGCTGGGATCGCGCCGCGCGATCATCGACCGGCGCGCCATTTCCGACACGATCAACGCCCTGGCGATAGAGCATCGGGGCGATAGCGCTCGGCTGCGCGCCGAAATCGTCAAGGAATTGAAGGCGGCGCTGGAGCAGGGCCGGGCCGAAGTCGCCAAGCGGCTGGAGGCGAAACCGACGCGCGGGCGCGAATCCGTGACCGCCTTCGCCTTCCTGATCGACCAGATTTTGCGGCTGCTGTACGACGCGACGACGCATCATCTCTACCCGTCGGGCAATCGCAGCACCGGCGAACGGATCGCCTTGATCGCGGTGGGCGGATACGGCCGGGGCGAAATGGCGCCGCATAGCGATGTCGACATCGGCTTCATCACCCCCTGGAAGCCCACCGGCTGGACCGAGCAGGTGATCGAATCCATGCTTTATTCGCTATGGGATCTTGGGCTGAAGGTCGGGCATTCGAGCCGATCGATCGACGAGACGATGCGCATGGCCAAGGCCGACCTGACGGTGCGCACCGCGCTGCTGGAGGCGCGCTATGTCTGGGGCGACCGGGCGCTATACGAGGAAACATCGGTCCGGTTCGATGCCGAGGTGATGCAGGGCAACGCCCGCGCGTTCGTGACCGAAAAGCTGGTCGAGCGCGACGAGCGGCACAAAAGGATGGGCGACAGCCGCTATGTCGTCGAACCCAATGTGAAGGAGGGCAAGGGCGGCCTGCGCGACCTGCATACGCTCTTCTGGATCGGCAAATATGTGAACCGGGTGCGGTCGGTCGCCGAGCTGGTCGATGTCGGGCTGCTGACCCAAGTGGAGTTGCGTCAGTTCCAGAAGGCCGAGGATTTCCTGTGGGCGGTGCGATGCCACCTGCACACCATCACAGGGCGCGCCGAGGACCGGCTGACCTTCGATCTGCAGCTGGAAACCGCGACGCGGATGCGCTTTACCGGGCGGGCCGGTCAGTCCGGGGTCGAACGGTTCATGCGCTATTATTTCCTGAACGCCAAGATCGTGGGTGACCTGACCGCCGTGTTCCTGGCCCATCTGGACGATCAGATGGCGGAAAAGGGCCGGCGCTACATCCCGTCCATTTTCCGCCGGCCCAAGAAGCTGGACGGCTTCGTGCTGGAGCGCGGGAGGCTGAGCCTGCCGAGCGACGATTTTTTCCAGGCGGACCCGGTGCGGCTGCTGGAAATATTCGCCGTCGCGGACAAGCATGGGTTGCAGATTCACCCCAGCGCGATCCGCGCGGCCAGTCGCGACGCGGGGCTGATCAATGCGAAGGTGCGCAAGGACCCGCGCGCCAATGCCGCCTTCATGGAGGTGCTGACCTCCCCGCGCGATCCCGAAACGGTGCTGCGCTGGATGAACGAATCATCGGTGTTCGGCCGTTTCGTGCCCGATTTCCGCCGTGTCGTCGCGCAGATGCAGTTCGATATGTATCATCACTATACGGTGGACGAGCATACCATCCGCGCCGTTGGCCTGCTGTCGCGGATCGAGAAGGGCGAATTGCCGGAGGATCATCCGCTAGCTAGCGACCTGATGGGCAAATTACTGTCGCGGCGCGCGCTCTATGTGGCGGTGCTGCTGCATGATATCGCCAAGGGGCGCGGCGGCGATCATAGCCTGCTGGGCGCGGAGGTGGCCGAGCATCTCTGCCCGCGCCTGGGCTTGACCCCGGCGGAGACGGAAACGGTCGCCTGGCTGGTGCGCTATCATCTGCTGATGTCGGCCACCGCCTTCAAGCGCGACCTGTCCGATTATAAAACTATCCTCGATTTCGTGGACGTGGTGCAAAGCCCGGAGCGGCTGCGGCTGCTCTTGTGCCTGACGGTGGTGGACATCCGCGCGGTGGGACCGGGGGTGTGGAACAGCTGGAAACGCCAGTTGCTGGGCGACCTGTATGACAGCGCCGAAGAATTGCTGCGGCTGGGCCATAAGCAGAAGGGGCGGAGCGAACGGGTCGTCGTGAAGCAGGAAACGCTGCAACGGGCGCTGGGGATTGATGACGCCGCCTTCGCCGCGTTCAGCAAGCGGCTGCCCGAATCCTACTGGATCGCCGAACCCGACGACATCCTTTTCCACAACGCGCAGCATATATTGGCGGCGGGCGAATCGCCTTTGTCGATCGCGGCGCAATATTATCCGCAGCGCGGCGCGACGCTGGTGACCGTCTATGCCGCCGACCATCCCGGTCTGTTCTACCGGATCGCGGGCGCCATCCACCTGGCGGGCGGCAACATCATCGACGCGCGCATCCACACGACGCGCGACGGTGTGGCGATCGACAATTTCCTGGTGCAAGACCCGCTAGGCGGCGCGTTTCACAGCCCCGACCAGTTGCAGCGCATCCGCAACGCGATCGAGGATTCTTTGTCCAACCGGCACCGGATGATCACCAAGCTGTCGGCGCGGCCCCTGCCCCGCACCCGCGCCGAAGCGTTCCGCATCGAACCCAATGTGCTGATCGATAACAAGGCGTCGAACCGCTTCACCGTCGTGGAAGTCAATGCGCGCGACCGGCCCGCACTCCTGTTCAGCCTGGCCAATGCGCTGTTCCAGTCGAAGGTCACGGTCCACAGCGCCCATGTCGCTACCTATGGCGAGCGGGCGGTGGATACATTTTACGTCACCGACCTGTTCGGCGGGAAGATCGAGAGCAAGGCGCGGTTGCAGACTTTGGAGCGGCGCTTGCTGGAGGCCGCGGGCGGTGAAGTGGGCGAGGCGCTGGAGCGGGCTTGA
- a CDS encoding L,D-transpeptidase, translated as MTVIRVDCGAGRLTFGDLEIPCTIGRSGACPAADKREGDGCTPLGLWPIRGVLLRPGKVAARGVSLPWRWVRANDGWSDDIADPAYNRPVRLPRPFSAESLIRTNDAYDVIVVLGHNDAPPAPGQGSAIFFHLSEGRPTAGCVAVDRPDMLRLLPLLAPGDAVEIVL; from the coding sequence GTGACCGTCATCCGCGTCGATTGCGGTGCGGGCCGCCTGACTTTCGGTGATCTTGAAATACCCTGTACCATCGGCCGCAGCGGCGCCTGCCCGGCGGCGGACAAGCGGGAAGGGGACGGGTGCACGCCCTTGGGCCTTTGGCCGATCCGCGGCGTCCTGCTGCGCCCCGGCAAGGTCGCGGCGCGCGGCGTCAGCCTGCCCTGGCGCTGGGTGCGGGCCAATGATGGCTGGTCGGACGACATCGCCGATCCCGCCTATAACCGCCCGGTCCGCCTGCCGCGTCCCTTCTCCGCCGAAAGCCTGATCCGCACCAATGATGCTTATGACGTCATCGTCGTGCTGGGCCATAATGACGCGCCGCCGGCGCCGGGGCAGGGGAGCGCCATCTTCTTCCATCTGTCCGAAGGCCGCCCCACCGCCGGCTGCGTCGCGGTGGACCGCCCTGACATGCTGCGCCTGCTCCCGCTGCTCGCGCCGGGCGATGCGGTGGAGATCGTGCTCTAA